The genomic window GGATATTCTTGGCAGCGATATTCATCTTGAGGCTCCAAAGTTTGACAGTGGAGACCCAGTTCGAGCCGGAATGATGGAAAATACCGCAGCGCCGACAGCGCAATGCACACGCCAGCCGACATCAAGGTCTTTGCACCGTCCCTACGCCAGTATGAACTGGATCAGGTTCAACGGGTCACTGCGCATGAAAGCAGAATCTCAGCCCCTTGACGGGACACCCCTGGTGAATGGCCACAGAAAAAGACACCGCCCGGCTTTTGTCAAGGCCGCTCATCAACGCTTGGCAAAGGTGCGGGAATGGCGCATGCTGCCGTTAGTTGTAATTAACCTAACGGTTTAGGTGAATATTATCGTTTGCGGCATAACGATAAGCACAAACCTTCCTAATGTTGATTTCATTGGAGATACGTCGGAATGAATGCGACTATTCGTGAAATACTGGCAAAATTCGGCCAGCTTCCTACCCCCATCGATACGATTGCAGATGAAGCCGATCTTTATGCGGCAGGCCTTTCTTCCTTTGCGTCGGTACAACTGATGCTGGGAATTGAAGAAGCTTTCGACATCGAATTCCCTGACAACCTGCTGAACCGCAAGTCCTTCGCCAGCATCAAGGCCATTGAAGACACCGTTAAGATCATTCTGGATGGTAAAGAGGCTGCCTGATGAACGTGACCGTAGCGCCGCAGGATGAAACTCTGTCCGCGCGCGCGGGCCGTGTCGCGACCATTGCCGCAAAGCATGCGGACGAGGTGGATGTCACCGGCCGCTTCCCGCAGGAAGCCGTCGATGCCTTGCGGCAGGAACGCCTGCTGGGCATTCAGGTGCCCTCCTCGCTCGGCGGCGAAGGCGCGTCCGTTCAGGAGATCGCCGATATCTGCGCCCGGCTTGGCCAGGCCTGTTCGGCAACCGCGATGATTTTCGCCATGCACCACATCAAGCTCTCCAGCCTTGTGGAACACGGCGTGGAGAGCACCTGGCATCCGGGCTTCATGCGCCGCGTTGCCGGCGAACAGCTTCTGCTTGGCTCCGCCACCACGGAAGGCGGCATTGGCGGCAATCTGCGCAACTCCATCTGCGCGATCGAAGTCGAAGGCGATAGCTGCCGGCTGGAAAAGGATGCCACCGTCATTTCTTATGGTAGCAATGCCGATGCGATCCTCATCACCTCGCGCGCCCACAAGGATGCCGCGCCCGCCGATCAGGTGATGACCGTATTCCTGAAAAATCAGTACACGCTCGAAAAGACCCATGTCTGGGATACGCTCGGCATGCGTGGCACCTGTTCGGATGGCTTCCTGTTCCGCGGCGAAGCGCCGGCGGCGCAGATTTTCCCGAAGCCTTTCGCGGAAATCGCTGCACAATCCATGCTTGCAAGCTCGCATCTCCTGTGGAGCGCCGTCTGGTATGGCATCGCCTCCGACGCAGTGCTGCGCGCCCAATCCTTCATCAGAGCCGCGGCGCGCAAATCGCCCGGCACCGCCCCTCCGGGCGCTATCCGCCTTGCAGAGGTTTCCACCAAGCTACAGGTGGTCAAATCCAACATCATCGCCGGCATCAAGGCTTACGAGGACACCAAGAGCGATCCCGAAAAGCTGATGTCGATGGCGTTTGCGGTGGCCATGAACAATGTAAAAATCTGCTCTTCGGAAACCATTCTTGAGATCATCGACCATGCCATGCTGGTCTGCGGCATCATGGGCTACAAGAACGGCACGCCCTATAGTCTTGGCCGGCACCTGCGCGACGCGCACTCTGCCCGGCTGATGATTTCCAACGACCGCATTCTCGGCAATTCCGCCAATCTCCTGCTGGTTCACAAGCAGGACACCAGCCTCTTGGGATAAGACCATGGACATGCAAACATCGTTCCTCGATCGACTGTTCGAAGAAGGCCTGCTGATTGAAACGGGTGTGGA from Agrobacterium tumefaciens includes these protein-coding regions:
- a CDS encoding acyl-CoA dehydrogenase family protein, translating into MNVTVAPQDETLSARAGRVATIAAKHADEVDVTGRFPQEAVDALRQERLLGIQVPSSLGGEGASVQEIADICARLGQACSATAMIFAMHHIKLSSLVEHGVESTWHPGFMRRVAGEQLLLGSATTEGGIGGNLRNSICAIEVEGDSCRLEKDATVISYGSNADAILITSRAHKDAAPADQVMTVFLKNQYTLEKTHVWDTLGMRGTCSDGFLFRGEAPAAQIFPKPFAEIAAQSMLASSHLLWSAVWYGIASDAVLRAQSFIRAAARKSPGTAPPGAIRLAEVSTKLQVVKSNIIAGIKAYEDTKSDPEKLMSMAFAVAMNNVKICSSETILEIIDHAMLVCGIMGYKNGTPYSLGRHLRDAHSARLMISNDRILGNSANLLLVHKQDTSLLG
- a CDS encoding acyl carrier protein yields the protein MNATIREILAKFGQLPTPIDTIADEADLYAAGLSSFASVQLMLGIEEAFDIEFPDNLLNRKSFASIKAIEDTVKIILDGKEAA